The Sandaracinus amylolyticus genomic interval AGGCCCCGGGATCGGAGGCGGCCCGCTGCGCGGCAGCGCAGGCGGACGTGCCGACGCGAGCCCGAGGACGGCCTCCGAAGGCGCTTCCGGCGTCGACTGCGGCGGGGGGCGCAGCGCGAGCCGCGCGCGCGGCGGCGGGCTCTCGGAGGCACGCGCCACGCTCGGGGGAGGCGCGCTGCTCGTGCGGGGCGCGAGCGACGGGATCGCCGACGGGCGCGGCACCAGCGGTCGCGGCGACGGCGTGCCGTCCGACCCGCCGAGCGGTAGCGTCGGCCGCGCGCTCGGCGACGGCATCACGATCGTCCGCTCCCCCGAGTCGGTGCCCGCGGTGCTCGGCTCGGCATCGGGCATCGCGAAGATCGCCGCGCCGCACGTGGCGCACTGCACGCGCAGCATCCGCCCGCGCACCTTGCCGTCGGCGACCGAGTACCTCGAGCCACACTTCGAGCACGTGATCTTCATCGCGACCTCCCCCGGAACGGATCTCGGCGCACGCGATCGACGCCGCCCGCTCGATCACTCCGCACGCACGGGAGAGACGTCGCTCCGCGTGGCGCATCGTCCAGCTCCATCCGCGCGCGACGCGGGGCGGTGTCGCCGCGGGCGTCACGAGACCGCGCGCGACGTCGCGCGTCGCCACGCAGCTCGATGCGCTGCGCGATCGCGCCACGCTCGACGACGCGGGCGATCCGCGGCTGCGTTGCCGCGCTCCGGGACGGTGCCGAGATGCGCAGAGAGGAGCGAAGCGCGTGGCGACGATCGAAGGGGTCGGCTCGTTCGAGCGGCGTGAGGTCGAGCGCGATCGCACCGAGCTCGATCGCATCGAGGACGCGGAGCTCGCGCGACATCCGGCGCGCGCGCGCCTCGTGCGCGGCGCGCGGATGGTCGGCGTCGCGCTGATCGCGGCGATGGCGGGCTACGTCGCGGGCCGCATCCACGGCGCGATCGCGGTGGGCGCGGTCGAGTCGCAGCTCGAGCGCGCGCAGGCGGAGCACGCCCGCGCGCTCGGTGTCGCCGAGCAGCACGCCGGTGACGCGAGCGCGCGCGCCGCACGCGCGGAGCAGCACGTCCAGCTGCTCGAGGCCGCGCAGCGCATCGGCATCGCGCGGCGCGCGCTCGACGCGCGCAATTTCGGCATCGCCGAGGAGGCGCTGCGCGACGCCGAGCGACGCCTCCGCCCGCTCGAGCAGCGCGTCGAAGGGCTCTCCCCGATCGTCGCGTCGATCGCCGGCACGCGCGTCGTCGTCGCCGAGGACCTCGCGACCCAGCGCGCCGAGCTCGACGCGCTCGCGGATCGCCTCGACGCGCTCCTCGGATCGATCGAGGAGCGCGCCGGCTGAGCGCTCACTCGAGACGGTGCTCGAGCAGCCAGCCGACGAGCTTCTCCATCCACGTCGACTGGAAGCTCGGCACGTGCGAGCCACCCGCGATCGTCCAGAGCTCGGCGTCGTGCCCCTCGGCGCATCCGGTCGACCAGCGCTCGACCGTGGTCTCCGCGCCGTCGAGCGAGGTGACGAGATCGATCGGCTCGAGCGTCTCGACCGCGGCGACGTCGCATCCCGCGCGCCCCGCCCAGCGCTCCACCGCGGTGCGCGCCGACGGGTAGTACGCGGTGCCGGTGAACGACACCGTCTCGTCCGCGTCGCCGTGCACGTGCAGCACGGAGACCGGATGCGCCGGCTCGCAGTCGGTGTCGTTCAGGAAGTCCGCGCCCGCGAGGCCGCCGATCGCGGCGACGCGATCCGAGAGCTCGCAGGCCATCCGGAAGCTCATGTAGCTGCCGTTCGAGTGCCCGATGAAGTACACGCGCGACGTGTCGACCGGGACGACGCTCTCCGCTTCGTCGAGCAGCGACGTGAGGTACGCGACGTCGTCGACGCCGGTCATGTCGAAGTCACAGCACGCCGTCGTCGCGTTCCAGAAGCGGTTCCCGCGCGAGTCGGTCGTGCCGTTCGGCAGCAGGAGGTAGAAGCCCATCGAGCGCGCGGCCTGGGTCGCGCGCCAGTACGTGTCCTGCAGCGGCGCGCTCGCGGAGTACCCGTGCAGCAGCACGACCAGCGGCAGCGGCGTGGTGCCGTCGTGCGCATCGGGCACGACGAGGCGCGCCGGGCGTTCCGCGGGCCCGATCTCGCTCGGCGGCCCCGTCGGCGCTCCGGCATCGGGCGTGGCGGTCGACGCGTCGTCGACCATCGAGTCGTCGCTCGAGCCCTCGCACGCGAGCGTCGCGAGGGCGGAGGTCACCAGCAACACGCGAGCAGAGATGCGCATGGCCGGGAGGAGTACCCGATCTCGACGCGCTGCGTCGAGACCACGCGCCTCGATCTCAGGCCGGTGCGTGCTTCGCCGCGTCGAGCTCGCGCTTGGTCTCCGCGATCAGCTGCCGGCACTCCATCCGTCGGACGCCGAGCAGGTAGGCCTGCACGCCGATCAGCGCCGGCGTGCACACGAGGACCACGCCCGCGACGAGCGGACCGAACAAGAAATACGCGGGAATCGCGAGCAGCGCGAAGAACGCGAGGCGATGCTTGCGATGCCACTGACGCTCGAGGATCGAGAGCTCGTGCTCGAGGCGCGTCACCTCGGACTGCAGCATCGGGATGCGCTGGACTGCGGCCATCGACCGCTGATTTGCGGCCACCCGGCGAGCCCGTCAATCAGCGTCCGTACACGAGCGCGAAGCGCGGGAACGCCTCGCGACGATTCGGCGGATTGCCGCACAGGCGCGCCCCGCCCGCGGTGTTCCCGAACGTCGAGCACCCCGCCTGCCCGGCCACGCTCGCGCCGATGCCCGCCCATCCCGAGGCCTGGCTGCAGTCGCTCTGGCTCGAGGCCACGATCCCGATGCGCACCCGCACGCGCGGATCGCCGTCCGGCGCCTGCGCGGGGATGCCCACTCGGGTGCACGCCTCGCCCTGCACCGCGGTCGTCCCCACGAGCGACGTCCACTCCGCGAGCGTCCCCCCGACCTCGACCGGCACGTCGTCGCGCACCGCGGACACGAGCGTCACCGGCAGCCCTTCGCCGAGCAGCGGGAACACCTGATCGCGCGACGTCGCGCCCTCGCGCATCACGACGCGCAGCTCGCGCACCGGGAGCGACCAGTACGACGGGAGCATCGCGTCCTCGACCGCGCCCGGCATCTCGGTCCCGAAGGGCGCGGCCGTCGAGGTGACCCACTCGTCGTTCGTGAACGCCATGCGCGGCGAGCCGCCATCGACCTTGAGCAGGAGCGTCCACCCGTCGAGGCACCACGTCCAGAACGGCGGGCTCGCGCCGGCGCCGTCGGGATCGATCTGCTGGCGGCCGTCGAGGCCCTCGCACGATCGCGGCGACGTCCCGCCGTCCGACGGCTCCACCGTGCCGGCGTCGCCCGCGTCGACGACCTCCACCTGCGCGTCCTCGCCGCCGCCGGCATCGTGCTCGCCCGCGTCGCGCACGCCCGCGTCGCGCACGCCCGCATCGCGGAGCTCGTCACCCGGCCCGTATCCGTCGAAGATCTCGGGCGCGACCTCGTCGCCGCGGCAGTCGCCCGCGACGCACGTCAGCCCGGCCGTCGTGCACGTTCGCGCCTCGCACGCGCGCTCGAGGTGGACCACCACGCGAGCCGTGCTCCCCGCGACGAACGAGGTCCGCACGGTGCGCACCACGATGGCCGCGCCACGCTCGTCGCGTCCCTCGAGCTGCAGCGCGATCGGCCGGCTCGCGTCTCCGTCGCGCGGTGCGATCACGAACGAGAGCGGCATCTCGTGGCGCTCCGTGCCGCTCAGCGCGAACTCGGCGCTGCACGCGTCGCAGCCCGCCTCCGGGCCGACCTGTGCGTGCACCGCGGCGAGCTCCCCGGGGACCTCGAAGTCCGTCGTGACCACCACCAGGAGGCGCGTCGGGTCGCTCGTCTCACCGCACCCCACGCACATCGCCGCGAGCATCACGAGCCCGCATCCCCGAGCCCAAGCCATTCCCGGCGAGTGTAGTCGAGCCGCGGGCGGTCGCCCGGAGCGACGGCCGAGGCGGACGATTGCACCATTCACTGGCGTCCAGCGCGGGAGAGCCCTGGGAAGCCCTTGCACGATCAACTACAGTTGGTCAGGGGGAACACTCGAATGCCGCCGGCACGTGCTTCGCTCGAAGGCCCGTTCTCACGTTCGTTGCGCGAGGCGCTCGAGAGCGTTGCTTCGGAGCCGATGGTCCCGCGTCTGATCGCGATGGCGCTGTCCGCCGCGGGGCGCGGCGCGGTGCCCGAGGACGCGGCGCCGTTCGCGGCATTCGTCGAAGGCGCGCTGCGCACGGTCGTCGTGCAGACGCTCGGGCATCCCTCGTACGAAGTCGTCTCGGAGCGCCTCTCGCACGTGCTCGCGATGGCGACGAGCCAGGTGCGCGCGAGAGAAACGCACGACCACGCGGTCGACGAGCGCGAGGAGGACAGCCGCGTGCGCCTCGCCGCGCTCCCCGAGGCGGGCCGGCCCGGCGCGGTCGTCGAGATCGAGGATCCCGAGCTCCCGCCGCCCTCCGACGAGATCCTCATCCCGCCCGCGCCGCGCGTGCCGCGTCAGGCGCAGACGCTCGGGCGCATCCAGGCTTCGCGCGGATCGTCGCGCGGCGCGATCGAAGAGGACGCGCGCCGCTACGTGCCTCCTCCGACGCCCCCTCCCGTCCTCGCGGAGCCCGAGATCCCGCCGCCCGCGCCGGCGCAGCGCACCGTCGACACCGTTCGCCCGCCCCGGACCGCGCCGTCGCGCGTGCTGGTCGCGACGCTCGATCCGCTGTTGATCGGTGAGACCGAGGGGCGCCTCTCGGGCCGCAGCGACGTGCTCGCGGTCGGCACGACGGCGGAGCTCCTCGCGCACACGAGCGCGCCGGGTCGGATCGCGATCGTGATCGACACCGCGCTGCCCTCGATCGACGTGCCGACGTTCGCCGCGCTCGCGCCGTCGTTCCCGCTCGGCACCGTGGTCGTGCTGTGGGGCATGAGCGAGCGTCAGAAGCAGCGGCTCGTCGCGATGTTCCCGATCGCCGCGAGCTGGATCGCGAGCGGCGTCGCGGCGTCTCCGGCCGACGTGCTCGTGCGCGAGTGACCGGCGCTCAGAACGTCAGCGCGCGCAGGACGACGCCGGTCGAGCCGCGGTAGTCCTCGCCGCCCTGCGTCGCCGCGACGCCCGCGCCGATCGCGACGCCCGCGCCGATCACGACGACGCCGGTGATCACCCAGAACACCGGGTCCTCGAGGATGCTCCCGCCGGACGGCGGAGGCGGCGGATCGACGATCTCCGCGCTCTGGTGCGCGACGAGCGTCATCGATCGCGCGCCGTGCTCGCCCGCGAGCACCGAGATCGTCAGCGCTCCCTCTTCGTAGCCCTCGGCGTTCGCGCGCACGACGTGGCGCCCGGGATCGAGGCGCAGCGTCCGCGGTGAGCCGGTCTCCTCGCGGATCGGCTCGCCATCGAGCAGCACGCGCGCGTCAAGCGGCGCGATCTCGAGCGTGATCTCGGCGAGGCTCGCGACCGACTCGCCGCGCAGGCGCACCGCTTCGTCGCGACGCTCGCTCGGCGGCTGGCCCTCGGTCATCGCGAGGTACTGCTCGAACTCGTCGATCGCCTGGGTGAAGCGGCCGAGGCGATAGAGCGCGAACGCGACGTTGAACACGGTGTTCGGGCGCTCCGCGATCGCGCGCGAGCGACGGAAGTGCTCGAGCGCGTCGGCCCAGCGATCCTGCTCGCCGAGCTCGACGCCGCGGCGGAAGAGCGCGAGCGCCTCGGCCTGCGCTGGATCGAGCGGCGCGTCCTGCGCGCGCGCGATCGCCGGGACGATCCCGGGTGGCAGCGCGAGCGCGAAGGCGAGCGCGGAGACCAGCGCGAGACGCACCCTCACCACTCCGTCGCGAGCCCCGAGCCCGAGCGCGCCGCGCCTTCTTCGCGCTCGCGATCGTCGAACGAGCGCGCGAGGCCGCGGCGACGGCGAGGCGACGGCGCCGGCTCGATGGGCGCGGCGCCGATCTCGACCGGCGCGCTCGGAAGGGCGGCGCGCGCGCGCGCCTCCTCACGCATGCCGTCGGCCGACGGAGGTGCGCTCGCGGGCTCTACGAGCGTCGCTCCGGTCGTCGCGATCGGCTCGCGCGCGGTCTCGTCGGGCGCGACCGGCTGAGCCGCGCTCGGGACCACGTCGGCCGGCGTGGCAGCGGGCGTCGGGCTCGCGACGACCGGCTCACCTCCGAGGCCGACCACGCCGACCCCGATCGCGGCGAGCACCAGCGCCGCGAGCAACGCGACGATCGCCGACGTGCGACGGCGATCTCCGGGCCGCGCGTCGCTCACCACCTCGCTCGCGCGCTCGGGCACGCTGCGCAGCGGCGCGGTCGGTGTGGGCAGCGTCCCGCTCGCGCGCATCGGCTCGACCTCGCCGCGCGCGGCGCGATCGATCGCCGCGAGCATCTCGCGCATGTCGGCGTAGCGCTCGGCGCGATCGACGCGCAGCGCGCGCTCGACCACCGACGCGAGCGCGGCGGGCACGTGCGGCGCGCGCTCCGAGACGGTCACGTGATCGCCGCGCACGATCGCGAGCAGCAGCGACGTCGGCGAGCTCGCGAAGAACGGCAGCACGCCGGTGAGGCAGCGATAGAGCAGCACGCCCATCGACCACGCGTCCGACGCGGCGCCCACGTCGCTCGCGCCCTCGGCCTGCTCGGGCGACATGTAGAACGGCGTGCCGACGATCAGGCCCGACTGCGTCGCGTGCCCCCACGCGGCCTCGGTCATCTTCGCCATGCCGAAGTCGAGCAGGATCGGCCGGACGACTCCGTCGCCGCGATCGCCGATCAGCACGTTGTCCGGCTTGATGTCGCGGTGGACGATCCCGCGCTCGTGCGCGATCGCGAGCGCCTCCATGATCGGCCGCAGCAGCTCGACCGTGCGCTCGGGGGAGAGCGTGCTCTCGCGATCGAGGATCTCGCCGAGCGAGCTGCCCTCGAGCAGCTCCATCGCGAGGTACACGTCCCCGCCGGGATCGGTGCCCATGTCGAGGATCGTCACGACGTTCGGGTGCACGATCGTCGACGCCGTGCGCGCCTCGCGCAGGAAGCGCATCACGAGGCCCTTGTCGCGCGCGTGCTCGGGCTTGAGCAGCTTCAGCGCGACCGGGCGGCCGGTCCAGGTGTGGCTCGCGCGAAACACGACGGACGTGCCGCCGGAGCCGAGGATCGACTCGAGGCGGTAGCGTCCGGCGAGAAGGCTCCCGACTCGCTCCTCGGGCGTGAGGATCGGCATGCGCGGCGATCACCTTAGCACGCCTGGTTCCCAGCCTTTCGGCCCGGCGGACACGTTGGAATTCCGCGGTTTGCCCGGACGAGCGGGGCACTGCGCTTCCGATCAGGGACGTGGCGACGAGGCCGCCATACGAGGCGGCGCGGCAACGAGCCCCATCCCTGGTCGCGGTACAGCCTCCGTCGGACGCCCTCGAGCGGCTCAGCGCCTGCCGCGCACGAGCAGCACCACCGCGCCGACGATCAGCGCCGTCGCGGCGATCACCTCGAGGCCGACGTGCTCCGCCCCGAGCACCGCGCCGAGCAGCACCGCGAGCGCGGGGTTCACGTACGCGTAGCTCATCGCGAGCGCGGGTCGCGCGTTCTGGAGCAAGTGCGCGTATGCGCTGAACCCGACGAGCGAGCCGAGCACCACGAGATACACGAACGCGAACGCGGAGCTCCACGAGATCACCTCGGGCGCGTGCTCGCCCGAGAGCGCACCGACGGCGAGCATCACGACGCCGCCCGCGATCATCTGCGTCGCCGCGCCCGAGGGACCGCGCGCGACCGGGAGCTTGCGCGCCCAGAGCGAGCCCGCGGCCCATCCGAGCGGCGCGATCAGGAGCAGCGCGGCCGCGATCGGATCGCTCGTCAGATCGCCACCCGCCGAGAGCACGACCACGCCCGCGAAGCCGAGCGCCATGCCGAGCCACTCGCGGCGCGTCGCGCGCTCGCCGAAGATCGGGCCGAGCACGCCGGCCCAGAGCGGCGTCGTCCCGCAGACCACCGCCGCGATGCCCGACGAGATGCTGCGCTCGGCGTGCATCACGAAGCCGTTGCCGACGCCGAAGAGCAGGACGCCGACGGGGACCGCCGCGATCCATTCGCGCCGTGTCGGCAGTACCACTCCGCGCGCCCGCTGGATCGCGAGGAGCACCGCGCCCGCGATCACGAAGCGCACGCCGCCCGTCGCGAGCGGCGGCAGCTCGCGCACCATCACGCGGATCGCCAGGTACGTCGAGCTCCAGATCACGTAGACGAGCGCGAGCGCGACGAGGACGTGGCCGGGGAGCGACGAGGCGGGCGACGTGGGCGCGGGAGCGGGCGACGCGGCGGCAGCAGGGGTGGTCACGGGGCGAGAACTCTGGTCCGCGGTGGATCGGACCGGGAGGTACCACCCTGGCCGCACGGCGTGGACCGCCTTGGTCCATCAGGCAGCGATCGCGACCGCCGGCGCGCGCGTCGCCTCGTCGACGCGATCGAGCCACGCACAGAGGGTCGGGCGCGCGTCGATGCGCGAGGACTGCCACGGCGTGAGCGGCGTGCGCAGCGCGCGGAGCTGCGCGAACAGCGCGAGATCCGCGACGCTGAGGCGATCGCCGACCCACCATCCGCGCTCCGGCGCGCGCGCCTCGAGCTGATCGAGGAGCGCTTCGTAGCGACGCCAGCACTCGTCCTCGCCGGCGCGCCACACGTCGCGCGCGACGAGCGTCGCGACGACGTTCGCGCGGAGCCGCGCGGGGACGATCGCGCGCACCAACGCGGGCATCTCCGCGAAGTACGCGTCGCGCACGGCAGGCCAATTGCGCGCGTCGGCCCAGCGCGCGGCGACGAGGAACCCGTTGAGCGCGGTGTCCGCGAGCTCTTCCCAGAGCCACGCCTCGGCGCGCTCGCGCCCGGTCGGCCCCGCGTCGAGCGAGCGACCGAGCTGCGAGATGCGCGCGACGATGCGCGTCGAGTCCGCGACGGGCTCGTCGCCGACGAGCAGCACCGGCACCTGGCCCGTCGCGTTGAGCGACTTGAACGCATCGGGACGCGCGCTCGTGCGGCGCTGGTACTGCAGGCCCGCGGCGCGCAGCGCGCGGTGCGCCTTGAGGCAGAACGGCGAGAAGCTCTCGAGCCCCTCGATGCCCGTGTCGCCGAGCTCGCAGAGCGTGAGGATCGGCTGTGCTCGTCGGGTCGTCGTCATCGTCTCTCCTTCGTCGTCGTGGACGAGGAGGACGGTGGACTGGCGCGCTGTCAGGTGTGTGTCAGTTTTCGCGCGGTGAGCGACACGCCCGCGCGTCGATGGCCGAAGGGCCCGTTCCCCGACAAGTATCGCTGGGAGACGATCGAAGCGCGTCTCGCGGGCGGATGGGACGACCCGCGCCGGCGCACGCTGGTCGACGCGCTCGAGGCGCGCGGATGGCGCGCGATGGAGGGGCACGACGATCCGTATCTCCGCGTCGTGATCCGCGAGGGCGCGAGCGAGGAGGAGCTCGACGCGCTGCGCGCGCTCGCGCGCGACGCGGGGACGTTCGCGTTCCGATGGCGCGCGCACGATCGGCGCGAGGGCATCGGGCTCGTCGCGAGCGGGGATCCGGTCGACGCGGTCGCTGCGGTGGGCGTCGCAGGACCGCAGCACGGCGTGGGCACCGCCGCGATCGTGCGGTTCCTGGTCTCGCTGCG includes:
- a CDS encoding alpha/beta hydrolase family esterase, with amino-acid sequence MRISARVLLVTSALATLACEGSSDDSMVDDASTATPDAGAPTGPPSEIGPAERPARLVVPDAHDGTTPLPLVVLLHGYSASAPLQDTYWRATQAARSMGFYLLLPNGTTDSRGNRFWNATTACCDFDMTGVDDVAYLTSLLDEAESVVPVDTSRVYFIGHSNGSYMSFRMACELSDRVAAIGGLAGADFLNDTDCEPAHPVSVLHVHGDADETVSFTGTAYYPSARTAVERWAGRAGCDVAAVETLEPIDLVTSLDGAETTVERWSTGCAEGHDAELWTIAGGSHVPSFQSTWMEKLVGWLLEHRLE
- a CDS encoding PEGA domain-containing protein; its protein translation is MRVRLALVSALAFALALPPGIVPAIARAQDAPLDPAQAEALALFRRGVELGEQDRWADALEHFRRSRAIAERPNTVFNVAFALYRLGRFTQAIDEFEQYLAMTEGQPPSERRDEAVRLRGESVASLAEITLEIAPLDARVLLDGEPIREETGSPRTLRLDPGRHVVRANAEGYEEGALTISVLAGEHGARSMTLVAHQSAEIVDPPPPPSGGSILEDPVFWVITGVVVIGAGVAIGAGVAATQGGEDYRGSTGVVLRALTF
- a CDS encoding serine/threonine-protein kinase; translation: MPILTPEERVGSLLAGRYRLESILGSGGTSVVFRASHTWTGRPVALKLLKPEHARDKGLVMRFLREARTASTIVHPNVVTILDMGTDPGGDVYLAMELLEGSSLGEILDRESTLSPERTVELLRPIMEALAIAHERGIVHRDIKPDNVLIGDRGDGVVRPILLDFGMAKMTEAAWGHATQSGLIVGTPFYMSPEQAEGASDVGAASDAWSMGVLLYRCLTGVLPFFASSPTSLLLAIVRGDHVTVSERAPHVPAALASVVERALRVDRAERYADMREMLAAIDRAARGEVEPMRASGTLPTPTAPLRSVPERASEVVSDARPGDRRRTSAIVALLAALVLAAIGVGVVGLGGEPVVASPTPAATPADVVPSAAQPVAPDETAREPIATTGATLVEPASAPPSADGMREEARARAALPSAPVEIGAAPIEPAPSPRRRRGLARSFDDREREEGAARSGSGLATEW
- the yedA gene encoding drug/metabolite exporter YedA; translated protein: MTTPAAAASPAPAPTSPASSLPGHVLVALALVYVIWSSTYLAIRVMVRELPPLATGGVRFVIAGAVLLAIQRARGVVLPTRREWIAAVPVGVLLFGVGNGFVMHAERSISSGIAAVVCGTTPLWAGVLGPIFGERATRREWLGMALGFAGVVVLSAGGDLTSDPIAAALLLIAPLGWAAGSLWARKLPVARGPSGAATQMIAGGVVMLAVGALSGEHAPEVISWSSAFAFVYLVVLGSLVGFSAYAHLLQNARPALAMSYAYVNPALAVLLGAVLGAEHVGLEVIAATALIVGAVVLLVRGRR
- a CDS encoding glutathione S-transferase family protein, which gives rise to MTTTRRAQPILTLCELGDTGIEGLESFSPFCLKAHRALRAAGLQYQRRTSARPDAFKSLNATGQVPVLLVGDEPVADSTRIVARISQLGRSLDAGPTGRERAEAWLWEELADTALNGFLVAARWADARNWPAVRDAYFAEMPALVRAIVPARLRANVVATLVARDVWRAGEDECWRRYEALLDQLEARAPERGWWVGDRLSVADLALFAQLRALRTPLTPWQSSRIDARPTLCAWLDRVDEATRAPAVAIAA